In Mobula hypostoma chromosome 13, sMobHyp1.1, whole genome shotgun sequence, the following are encoded in one genomic region:
- the LOC134355720 gene encoding UDP-glucuronosyltransferase 2C1-like: MEGSGWKSRALVPFAFGIIISLHCPITQSANILVVPVDGSHWINMRILLEELKPRGHNFTVLYLEKSWYITERPNLYQSIAVPLKNIENIDKVGIILQKALQLGQDGWSFRDNIELQNELLRFIQNCQKVFHLFISEIFQNKTLLSQLEKANFDLVLTDPFLVAGSMLAYYLKLPLVHNVRWLESGEAHFFFAPSPTSYVPVSGSYLTDKMSFLQRAQNLIQHLIHLSLFELAIYPSYNELCHRYLGPDTDIKKILMRADVWLFRVDFVFEFPRPTMPNIVYIGGFQCKPAQPLAAEFEEFVQSSGKHGIIVMSLGSVIHSLPKQIAMEIAEAFAQVPQKVIWRYDGEIPPNIGNNTLLTKWIPQNDLLGHPNTRVFISHCGTNGIYEAIYHGVPVIGMPLIFDQFDNLLRLESRGAAKVLNVATMHSTDLLKVLNEVINGTFYRDNMKKLSALHRDQPESPMERAIFWIEYVARHKGAGHLHSESYWLPWYTYYCVDVMLLLLSVLLMVSVLVVVALKKLCHIARKKIKQKNE, translated from the coding sequence ATGGAAGGTTCTGGATGGAAAAGCCGAGCACTTGTCCCATTTGCCTTTGGTATTATCATCAGTTTGCATTGTCCCATCACTCAGTCAGCTAATATATTAGTTGTACCTGTTGATGGAAGTCATTGGATAAATATGAGAATTCTCTTGGAGGAACTGAAACCTCGTGGACACAACTTCACGGTACTTTATCTTGAGAAAAGTTGGTACATCACAGAAAGGCCCAATCTATATCAATCTATTGCAGTTCCACTGAAGAACATTGAAAACATAGATAAGGTTGGAATAATTCTTCAAAAAGCACTGCAGCTTGGGCAGGATGGGTGGAGCTTCAGAGACAATATTGAGTTACAAAATGAACTTCTACGATTTATACAGAACTGTCAGAAGGTGTTTCATTTGTTTATTAGTGAAATTTTCCAAAACAAAACATTGCTAAGCCAACTTGAAAAGGCAAACTTTGACCTGGTGCTTACAGACCCTTTTTTGGTTGCTGGATCAATGCTTGCTTATTATTTAAAACTTCCCTTGGTGCATAATGTTCGATGGTTAGAGTCTGGTGAAGCTCACTTCTTCTTTGCCCCATCCCCCACTTCTTATGTCCCAGTCTCTGGCTCATACCTGACAGACAAAATGTCCTTTCTTCAAAGAGCACAGAACCTCATCCAACATCTAATCCATCTATCCCTTTTCGAACTTGCCATTTATCCCAGCTACAATGAGCTCTGTCATCGATATTTGGGACCAGACACAGATATCAAGAAAATTCTGATGAGGGCTGATGTGTGGCTGTTTAGAGTTGATTTTGTATTTGAATTCCCAAGACCCACCATGCCAAATATTGTGTACATTGGAGGCTTCCAGTGTAAACCAGCCCAACCACTAGCAGCAGAGTTTGAAGAGTTTGTTCAAAGCTCAGGAAAGCATGGAATTATTGTGATGTCGTTAGGATCTGTTATCCATTCCTTGCCAAAGCAGATTGCAATGGAAATAGCTGAGGCGTTTGCTCAAGTACCCCAGAAGGTTATTTGGAGATATGATGGGGAAATCCCTCCCAATATAGGTAATAATACACTACTGACAAAATGGATCCCTCAGAACGACCTTCTGGGACACCCCAACACACGAGTCTTCATTTCTCATTGTGGTACCAATGGCATTTACGAGGCCATCTACCACGGGGTACCAGTGATTGGCATGCCTCTTATTTTTGACCAGTTTGACAATTTACTTCGACTGGAATCCCGAGGTGCAGCAAAGGTGCTTAATGTTGCAACCATGCATTCAACAGATCTGTTGAAGGTACTTAATGAGGTGATAAATGGCACATTTTACCGGGACAATATGAAGAAACTCTCTGCCCTCCACCGGGACCAACCAGAGTCGCCAATGGAGCGAGCCATTTTCTGGATTGAGTATGTTGCCCGACACAAAGGCGCAGGGCATTTGCACTCTGAATCCTACTGGCTCCCCTGGTACACTTACTATTGTGTCGACGTGATGCTCTTACTGTTGTCCGTGTTACTCATGGTTTCAGTGCTGGTGGTTGTAGCACTGAAGAAACTTTGTCACATTGCACGGAAGAAAATAAAGCAAAAGAATGAGTAA